The nucleotide window TTTGTTGGCATAATGATTTTTAATAATTTTTCCTGCCGTCATGCGATTTTCATCTACACTTTTATTCTCACCACTTACAACTTTTCCCTTTGCTTTACAAGATACCAATGACATAGAAGTACACAGGCACATCGTGAAAATAAAAAGTCCTCTTCCCAAAAATCGTTTCATTATTTTTTCTCTTTTAATAATTGATTGGCTTTATTGAAATATAATTCTTTTTTGGAAGCATCCCCCAATCCACTATAGGCTTCTCCCAATTGTATATTGAAATTGATTTCTAAATTTTTGTTTTCTACAACATAATCCATGCCCATTTCGAGAATGTCCTTGGCTTTCTTATACAATTGCAACTGATTATTTGCCATACCTGCATAATAATAAAATTGAGGTTCTGCAGGATAAGTATCAATCAATGCCATTGCTTTTTTGGCAACAGGTTCAAATTGTTTTAATTCGGTATTGGCTTGAAGCCAAAGTAAACTGGTTTCCAAATCGACTTCGGAACTGTTTTTCTCCGATAAGCTATAATACTTAATTGCTTTTTCCCATTCTCTTTTGTTATGGTAAAATTTACCTATTTCCTTGGCAACATTTACCTTGGGATCATTTTTAAAATAATCTATTGCTTTATCCAAATCGGGAACAAACTGCGGACTTGCATTGGCAAAAAGCAAAAATTCATTCAGGATTCGGTGTTTTATTTTTGAATCAATTTTGGTGCTTGCCAAAACTATATTCATCGATTTTACGGCATTGGCACCATCGTTTTTATCAAGATAATTTTTGAACAAACTCACTTGTGCCCAAACCGATTCCGGAATTTCTTTTTCTAATTTTTTGGCAACTTCCTGTGCTTTATCCTCTTCATTATTATTAGAATACAAAAATATCAAAGCAATATAATTAGACTCTTCTTTAGGATTTTTGTCAATTAGCACTTTTAAATTGTCTGCCTCCGAATT belongs to Flavobacterium gilvum and includes:
- a CDS encoding tetratricopeptide repeat protein; translation: MKKKWAFIFVSSVLLCNATIVLAQTEPEEIKVDGDKFQDLFYESIFQKSIENYDKSLVALEQCLKLQPNNSTIYFEMGKNYLYSKDYKNAYSAFEHATQIDSNNKWFWVGLYDVCYETKDFNQAINIVNKIIPFDAEYKEDLVSLYMATKQQDKALALINELNEKVGKTERREMYKMEILSEGKYENSEADNLKVLIDKNPKEESNYIALIFLYSNNNEEDKAQEVAKKLEKEIPESVWAQVSLFKNYLDKNDGANAVKSMNIVLASTKIDSKIKHRILNEFLLFANASPQFVPDLDKAIDYFKNDPKVNVAKEIGKFYHNKREWEKAIKYYSLSEKNSSEVDLETSLLWLQANTELKQFEPVAKKAMALIDTYPAEPQFYYYAGMANNQLQLYKKAKDILEMGMDYVVENKNLEINFNIQLGEAYSGLGDASKKELYFNKANQLLKEKK